The following proteins are co-located in the Candidatus Paracaedibacter acanthamoebae genome:
- the rlmB gene encoding 23S rRNA (guanosine(2251)-2'-O)-methyltransferase RlmB: MKHHASKYFMYGIHPCTAALNNPDRQIEEVIYSSDKILEKLPSLPGALRTRQADKNWFDKTLGQEAVHQGIALRLSALDPLGINDLASIEASNQLVVILDQVSDPHNVGAIIRTAAAFGAKALVMTDRHAPEETGVLAKSASGALELVPIMRYANLANAIQELKDIGFWMYGFAESGTQSLSDVKFSGKVGLIMGAEGSGMRELTKKNCDFLVKLETADQFSTLNVSNAAAIVMHQVFTRFS, from the coding sequence ATGAAACATCACGCATCAAAATATTTTATGTATGGAATTCATCCCTGTACAGCTGCTCTCAACAATCCTGACCGCCAAATAGAAGAAGTGATTTATTCATCGGACAAAATCTTGGAAAAACTACCATCGTTGCCAGGAGCACTCAGAACACGCCAAGCCGATAAAAACTGGTTTGATAAAACATTAGGACAAGAGGCTGTTCACCAAGGGATTGCTTTACGTCTGTCTGCTTTAGACCCATTAGGAATTAATGATTTAGCTAGTATTGAAGCGTCCAATCAACTGGTTGTTATCTTAGACCAAGTCAGCGATCCTCATAATGTGGGTGCAATTATTCGGACAGCAGCTGCTTTTGGGGCGAAGGCTCTGGTGATGACGGATCGTCATGCGCCTGAAGAAACAGGGGTGCTAGCAAAATCAGCCTCGGGTGCACTCGAGCTAGTCCCCATCATGCGTTATGCCAATTTAGCCAATGCTATCCAGGAGTTAAAAGATATTGGCTTTTGGATGTATGGTTTTGCCGAAAGTGGGACTCAATCCTTATCTGATGTCAAGTTTTCGGGCAAAGTTGGTCTAATTATGGGCGCCGAAGGATCGGGCATGCGGGAACTAACAAAGAAGAATTGCGACTTTTTAGTAAAGCTTGAAACCGCCGATCAATTTTCGACACTGAATGTGTCGAATGCTGCCGCTATCGTCATGCATCAAGTATTTACGCGGTTTAGCTAG
- the ftsA gene encoding cell division protein FtsA, whose protein sequence is MNLFFKKTHKRRRDIFASIDLGSNKICCAIARVDERASGDILRVIGVGHQVSQGIRNGVITDLEALEDSILNAVHTAEQMAKETIDAVYVSISAATARSHTMDVELSLGNGPVDDNHIHQLLAMGRQLFQKEDAQIVHILPVTYALDNEFGIRDPRGLFGKKLMASLHVVSIAQGVMQNITNCIDRCHLDVAGFVVSPYASGLATLDEDELSLGVTVIDLGGGSCSISSFLDGALVHVDSIPVGGSHITSDIARGLSTPLSQAERLKTLYGTTITSSSDERESIIVPQLGEGNVTATHQVPKSLLVHIIKARAEEILDLVWKRLQYSGMDRIVGQRIVLTGGTSQLPGIRELAAQKWQKQIRVGSPMGFHGGGDFVSTPTFATCGGLLKFAMRDFMSEDHAVLAKPVYGDNVLQKVISWVRENF, encoded by the coding sequence ATGAATTTATTCTTTAAAAAAACACATAAACGACGCCGCGATATTTTTGCTTCCATTGATTTGGGAAGTAATAAAATTTGCTGTGCTATCGCCCGCGTAGACGAACGCGCAAGTGGGGATATCTTGCGCGTTATTGGTGTTGGGCATCAAGTGTCCCAGGGGATACGGAATGGCGTTATTACGGATCTGGAGGCTCTGGAAGATTCTATTTTAAATGCTGTGCATACAGCGGAACAAATGGCAAAAGAAACTATTGATGCTGTCTATGTTAGTATTTCAGCTGCCACTGCCCGATCCCATACAATGGATGTCGAGTTATCCTTAGGCAATGGTCCAGTGGATGACAATCATATTCATCAATTGCTTGCTATGGGACGTCAGTTATTCCAAAAAGAGGATGCGCAGATTGTTCACATTTTACCGGTTACCTATGCCTTAGATAATGAGTTTGGGATTCGTGACCCGCGCGGGCTTTTTGGTAAAAAATTAATGGCGAGCCTGCATGTCGTATCTATTGCTCAGGGTGTTATGCAGAATATCACCAATTGTATTGACCGATGTCACTTGGATGTGGCTGGTTTTGTTGTTTCCCCTTATGCCTCTGGTTTGGCGACCCTTGATGAGGATGAGCTGTCTTTAGGGGTTACAGTCATCGATCTTGGGGGCGGAAGCTGTAGCATTTCATCGTTCTTAGATGGAGCCTTGGTTCATGTCGACAGTATCCCTGTCGGTGGGTCTCATATTACCAGCGATATTGCGCGGGGCTTGTCTACTCCTTTATCTCAAGCGGAGCGCTTGAAGACTCTGTACGGTACAACCATTACATCTTCCTCTGATGAGCGAGAGAGCATCATTGTCCCACAATTAGGGGAAGGAAATGTGACAGCAACGCATCAAGTTCCTAAGTCTTTATTAGTCCATATTATTAAGGCGCGGGCAGAGGAAATTCTTGATCTAGTCTGGAAGCGATTACAATATTCAGGCATGGATCGGATTGTGGGGCAGAGAATTGTTTTGACGGGTGGCACAAGCCAGCTACCTGGCATTCGCGAATTGGCGGCCCAGAAGTGGCAAAAACAGATCCGAGTTGGCAGTCCTATGGGGTTCCATGGCGGAGGCGATTTTGTTTCAACGCCGACATTTGCTACGTGTGGGGGATTATTAAAGTTTGCAATGCGCGACTTCATGAGTGAAGACCATGCGGTTTTAGCTAAGCCTGTTTACGGTGATAATGTTCTGCAAAAAGTTATTAGTTGGGTTAGGGAAAATTTTTGA
- a CDS encoding class I SAM-dependent RNA methyltransferase: MKAKIESIGIDGDGIAIVDDQKYFIPFTAPGDEVEFEVIKGKRYSRIEITQFLKESELRQPAPCIHFGDCGGCKLQHINRETYQDYKVGLLKRALDFHQVEAKEWMPLHIIPSRRRRRISLTFAHRYEGMMIGYMRRGTKWIIDNQECHLVLEEIEQLIPKLRSLLAGMFQQRESGTVDILATKVGLDVNLKTGFLKNPTLEQIEVLTAFTRDNNIARLLLNYRPFVTFREPVVNFSGVDVAVEAGKFLQASDDADEFMLQRVSDYMPEKVTRGVDLFSGRGTFTFLMAQKGPTDAFECENDAINALQTAANQAQVPITVTKRDLFANPLTVEELGQYDFIFVDPPRAGALTQVQQVAQSTLQHVVYISCNPASFARDAKILCDAGFELESVTPLDQFLWSEHLEVIGKFYRK, translated from the coding sequence ATGAAAGCAAAAATAGAATCAATTGGTATTGATGGTGATGGCATTGCTATTGTTGACGATCAAAAATATTTCATTCCCTTCACAGCACCAGGGGATGAGGTCGAATTTGAGGTTATCAAGGGCAAACGTTATTCGCGAATTGAGATTACCCAATTTTTGAAAGAATCAGAGCTTAGGCAGCCAGCACCCTGTATCCACTTTGGGGACTGTGGGGGATGTAAGTTACAGCATATCAATCGGGAAACTTATCAGGATTATAAAGTTGGATTACTGAAACGAGCTTTGGATTTCCATCAAGTGGAAGCCAAAGAATGGATGCCCTTGCATATTATCCCATCGCGGCGTCGACGCCGTATTTCACTGACTTTTGCTCATCGTTATGAAGGAATGATGATTGGTTATATGCGTCGGGGAACTAAATGGATCATTGATAATCAAGAGTGTCATTTAGTCTTAGAGGAAATCGAGCAGTTAATTCCTAAACTTAGATCTTTATTGGCTGGGATGTTTCAGCAACGGGAATCGGGGACTGTTGATATCCTGGCAACCAAGGTTGGTTTAGATGTCAACTTAAAGACTGGTTTTTTAAAGAATCCAACGCTTGAGCAAATTGAGGTATTGACTGCCTTTACTCGGGACAATAACATAGCCCGCCTTTTGCTCAATTACCGACCCTTTGTTACTTTTCGTGAACCTGTGGTCAATTTCTCAGGGGTCGATGTGGCTGTGGAAGCCGGAAAGTTCCTTCAAGCCAGTGATGATGCGGATGAGTTTATGTTGCAGCGTGTATCAGACTATATGCCGGAAAAGGTCACCCGGGGCGTTGATTTGTTTTCCGGTCGGGGAACTTTTACCTTTTTGATGGCACAAAAAGGCCCAACAGATGCGTTTGAATGTGAGAATGATGCAATTAATGCCTTGCAGACAGCAGCTAATCAAGCTCAAGTCCCTATTACAGTGACTAAGCGCGATCTGTTTGCTAATCCTCTTACTGTTGAAGAATTGGGGCAATATGACTTTATCTTTGTAGATCCACCCAGAGCGGGAGCGTTGACTCAAGTTCAGCAAGTCGCTCAATCAACCTTACAACATGTGGTTTACATTTCTTGTAATCCCGCTTCTTTCGCTCGGGATGCGAAAATTTTGTGTGATGCAGGATTTGAATTGGAATCCGTCACCCCTCTAGATCAGTTCTTATGGTCAGAGCATTTAGAAGTGATTGGTAAATTTTATCGCAAATAA